One Paraburkholderia aromaticivorans genomic region harbors:
- the moeB gene encoding molybdopterin-synthase adenylyltransferase MoeB, which produces MNVVTFPEVLARAARLPSHRIEASGSTLRELIEHVCARHPPLRAHLFYENGSFKEHFLLTCSGELADLEYVPAPRKEVEIMLATSGGLDTDHLSNDEIRRYVRHITLPGVGRAGQLKLKKAKVLIIGTGGLGSPACLYLAAAGVGTLGLIDFDVVESSNLQRQIVHGNSTLGMLKVESAKQRLHDLNAGIEINTYAAALDADNARHLIGQYDVVVDGTDNFASRYLVNDTCAQLGKPLIYGAIYRFEGQMSVFNHRGGPCYRCLFPKSPPPELAPNCSAGGVIGVLPGVVGLIQATEAIKLILDIGESLSGRLMRFDALTMRFNEVRFSRRSDCPSCSPNRKGKLSEPDQLLCASANVGRQRLAPEFFIEPRALKAIMARADSNAVLLDVRDANELEVCRLPGILHIPLDELNERTALLNSRRTHYLICYGGLRAERAAGILQDAGFTDVKVLEGGMKRWVQDVDPDMPIY; this is translated from the coding sequence ATGAACGTAGTGACCTTCCCGGAAGTTCTCGCCCGAGCCGCACGCCTGCCATCCCATCGTATAGAAGCCAGCGGCAGCACATTGCGCGAGTTGATCGAGCACGTTTGCGCGCGGCACCCGCCGCTTCGTGCTCATCTGTTCTATGAAAATGGCTCCTTCAAAGAACACTTTCTCCTGACCTGTTCGGGTGAACTGGCGGACCTCGAGTACGTACCGGCGCCCCGCAAGGAAGTCGAGATCATGCTGGCCACGTCTGGCGGTCTCGATACCGACCACCTTTCGAACGACGAGATCCGCCGCTACGTGCGTCACATCACGCTGCCAGGCGTTGGACGTGCGGGCCAATTGAAGCTCAAGAAGGCGAAAGTGCTGATTATCGGCACCGGGGGTTTGGGCTCGCCCGCCTGTCTCTATCTGGCCGCCGCTGGTGTAGGCACCCTCGGCCTGATCGACTTCGACGTGGTGGAGAGCAGCAATTTGCAGCGCCAGATCGTGCATGGAAACAGCACGCTCGGCATGCTCAAAGTGGAATCAGCGAAGCAGCGGCTGCATGATCTGAACGCAGGCATCGAGATCAACACTTATGCTGCCGCGCTCGACGCGGATAACGCGCGGCATCTGATCGGACAATACGACGTCGTGGTCGACGGTACCGACAACTTCGCGTCGCGCTACCTGGTGAATGACACCTGTGCGCAGTTGGGCAAACCGCTCATCTACGGCGCGATATACCGCTTCGAAGGGCAAATGAGCGTTTTCAATCATCGCGGAGGGCCCTGCTATCGCTGCCTGTTTCCGAAGAGTCCGCCTCCGGAACTGGCGCCAAACTGCAGTGCCGGCGGAGTCATTGGTGTCCTGCCCGGCGTCGTCGGTCTCATTCAGGCAACGGAGGCAATCAAGCTGATTCTCGATATTGGCGAATCACTATCCGGGCGATTGATGCGTTTCGACGCGCTGACCATGAGATTTAACGAGGTTCGGTTCTCGCGTCGATCGGACTGCCCGTCGTGCTCCCCAAATCGCAAAGGCAAACTCTCCGAACCCGATCAGTTACTGTGCGCAAGCGCAAACGTGGGCCGTCAACGACTGGCGCCTGAATTTTTCATCGAGCCGCGCGCACTCAAAGCAATCATGGCGCGTGCAGACAGTAACGCTGTACTGCTGGATGTGCGCGATGCGAATGAACTGGAAGTCTGTCGACTGCCCGGCATACTGCACATCCCTCTGGATGAGTTGAACGAGCGCACTGCCCTGCTGAATTCGCGCCGGACACATTATTTGATCTGCTATGGCGGTCTGCGGGCCGAGCGCGCCGCGGGCATTCTTCAGGATGCCGGCTTCACTGATGTAAAAGTGCTGGAAGGCGGAATGAAGCGCTGGGTACAGGATGTCGATCCCGACATGCCCATCTACTAG
- a CDS encoding Mov34/MPN/PAD-1 family protein, with translation MDTLNHKNLQRIYTHACSTYPEECCGFIFADGTVHHGVNIQSELNRRQPDIHARTAANGYTFSVADTLAMNRSFRSGNPVTIIYHSHPDVGAYFSREDENKALFMGKPAYPVAYLVVDVRNAQAKAAKLFQWNGKGFACIHEFHVNEENLTTHPRS, from the coding sequence ATGGACACGCTCAATCACAAAAATCTGCAGCGCATTTACACCCACGCCTGCAGCACGTACCCCGAGGAGTGTTGCGGCTTTATTTTCGCCGATGGCACCGTGCACCACGGCGTCAACATCCAGAGCGAGTTGAATCGCCGCCAGCCCGATATCCACGCGCGCACGGCTGCAAATGGCTACACCTTCTCCGTCGCGGACACCCTTGCAATGAACCGAAGCTTTCGAAGCGGCAACCCCGTCACAATCATCTACCACTCGCATCCGGATGTCGGCGCCTACTTCAGCCGTGAAGACGAAAACAAGGCGCTTTTCATGGGTAAGCCCGCCTACCCGGTCGCCTACCTGGTCGTGGATGTCCGCAACGCTCAGGCAAAAGCGGCGAAGCTTTTCCAGTGGAACGGCAAAGGGTTTGCGTGCATTCACGAGTTTCACGTCAACGAAGAAAACTTAACGACACACCCCAGGAGCTGA
- a CDS encoding DMT family transporter, with translation MTSLLFLIVCLSWGTTWLGIKITVESAPPLTAAGLRFLIAFPLFLVFALVRKQSLLFPREKSGFFIFVTVGYFSVPYYLLNYGEIHVASGLTALLFSSMPVFILIFSALFLGEKIYLSQCIGIAVGFGSLYMIVKTQGMHMDRAELLGVLAILAAAVMHALCYVITKRQGAHISVITFNTLPIGIAGLMLFIAGTFLEHPRLSDITLRSWSALIYLGLAASVGGFIVYFFLLKRLSPAILSFVFIIFPVFAVVIGAWYEGMAISKNLCFYSALLLLGFAITKLPVEKLTAKNKQMSS, from the coding sequence GTGACGTCCCTCCTCTTTCTGATCGTCTGTCTGAGTTGGGGCACCACCTGGCTCGGCATCAAGATAACCGTGGAAAGCGCGCCGCCGCTGACTGCCGCCGGGCTTCGCTTTCTGATCGCTTTTCCGCTGTTCCTGGTCTTCGCGCTGGTGCGCAAACAATCGCTTTTGTTCCCACGCGAAAAGAGCGGTTTTTTTATTTTCGTCACCGTGGGCTACTTTAGTGTTCCGTATTATTTGCTCAACTACGGCGAGATACATGTCGCATCGGGATTGACGGCTCTTTTGTTTAGCAGCATGCCCGTCTTTATCCTGATATTTTCCGCCTTATTTCTGGGGGAAAAAATCTATCTGTCGCAATGTATCGGCATCGCAGTCGGTTTCGGCAGCCTGTACATGATCGTGAAAACTCAAGGCATGCACATGGATCGCGCCGAACTCCTCGGCGTTCTGGCGATTCTCGCTGCCGCAGTCATGCATGCCTTGTGCTACGTCATCACCAAGCGTCAGGGCGCACACATCAGCGTGATTACCTTCAACACGCTGCCGATCGGAATCGCCGGGTTAATGCTGTTCATCGCCGGCACGTTCCTCGAACACCCCAGACTTTCCGACATCACACTTCGTTCGTGGAGCGCGTTGATCTACTTGGGATTGGCGGCTTCTGTCGGTGGATTCATCGTCTATTTCTTTTTGCTCAAGCGACTCAGTCCGGCCATTCTGTCGTTCGTGTTCATCATTTTCCCCGTGTTTGCGGTCGTGATCGGCGCCTGGTACGAGGGGATGGCGATTTCAAAGAACCTTTGCTTCTATTCAGCGTTGTTGCTGCTCGGCTTCGCCATCACAAAGTTGCCCGTGGAGAAACTCACGGCGAAAAACAAACAGATGTCGTCGTGA
- a CDS encoding PLP-dependent aminotransferase family protein gives MTVKPIIDMVSILRPALEGGQAAKYKRLAEALAARIHDGSIASGAKLPPHRLLADKLGVTAGTVSRSYAELERIGLVVARVGDGTFVRKRGLERSRDHGFKNFIDEPHRCIDMRRSTHIPGQEAAMLARSLEELAGDAGILRELTLYTPDLGSARHRQAGARWLTHGDFTAEPDQIVCVNGGQHGLVCALMALLRAGDILVTERLTYPGLISAARLLGIKLIGIEMDEEGLMPQALREVCRAHRVSALYCTPSIQNPTTAVLSAERREAVARICRDHNVLIIEDEAHGVLMANRPPPISLFAPERGIVIGSLSKVVAAGLRVGYVHAPLPLIGRFGAAVRSTCWMATPLPMELACRWIEQGVAQTLVRQHTAELERRKHRVESYLAGLNYMTHPQSPHFWIEVPAPGRASDVQVALEQQNCLVSAAELFAVGQSAVPQFVRASVSNAGERDEFLQTGFAALSATLRQHAAKPQ, from the coding sequence ATGACAGTCAAACCAATTATTGACATGGTTTCAATTCTGAGGCCGGCGCTCGAGGGCGGGCAGGCAGCCAAATACAAGCGCCTCGCAGAGGCCCTGGCGGCACGGATTCACGACGGTTCGATCGCGAGCGGAGCCAAGCTTCCACCGCACCGGTTGCTGGCCGACAAGCTCGGTGTGACCGCCGGTACGGTCAGTCGCTCATACGCAGAATTGGAGCGCATTGGACTGGTCGTCGCGAGGGTGGGAGATGGCACGTTCGTACGCAAACGTGGCCTGGAGCGTTCACGCGACCACGGCTTTAAAAACTTTATCGACGAGCCGCATCGGTGCATCGACATGCGCCGCAGTACGCACATTCCTGGGCAGGAAGCCGCCATGCTCGCACGGAGCCTGGAGGAGCTGGCCGGAGATGCCGGGATCTTGCGTGAGCTTACGCTTTATACGCCGGACCTTGGTTCGGCGCGACATCGTCAGGCCGGCGCGCGATGGTTGACACACGGCGACTTCACGGCCGAGCCGGATCAGATCGTATGCGTCAACGGCGGCCAGCACGGATTGGTTTGCGCGCTAATGGCTCTGCTTCGCGCGGGAGATATTCTGGTCACCGAACGCCTCACTTATCCGGGATTGATCAGCGCGGCGCGCTTGCTCGGCATCAAGCTGATCGGGATCGAAATGGACGAAGAGGGACTCATGCCTCAAGCGCTACGGGAGGTTTGCCGCGCCCATCGTGTTTCTGCCCTGTACTGCACGCCGAGCATTCAGAATCCGACCACCGCCGTCCTTTCGGCCGAACGCCGCGAGGCCGTTGCGAGGATATGCCGGGACCACAATGTCCTGATTATCGAAGACGAAGCGCACGGCGTGTTGATGGCAAACCGCCCGCCGCCCATCAGTCTGTTTGCGCCAGAGCGCGGCATCGTGATTGGCAGTTTAAGCAAGGTTGTCGCGGCGGGCCTGCGCGTCGGCTATGTCCATGCGCCTTTGCCGTTGATCGGTCGCTTCGGTGCCGCGGTGCGGTCCACCTGCTGGATGGCGACGCCTCTGCCGATGGAACTCGCATGCCGCTGGATCGAGCAGGGGGTGGCGCAGACGCTCGTGCGTCAGCACACGGCTGAACTTGAACGTCGAAAGCATCGGGTCGAGAGCTATCTTGCCGGACTGAACTACATGACGCACCCGCAGAGTCCGCACTTCTGGATAGAGGTTCCGGCACCAGGTCGCGCGTCGGATGTGCAGGTGGCTCTGGAGCAGCAGAACTGTCTTGTCAGTGCCGCCGAACTGTTCGCGGTAGGTCAGAGCGCCGTGCCTCAGTTCGTGCGCGCGAGCGTCAGCAATGCCGGAGAACGCGATGAGTTTCTGCAAACAGGGTTCGCGGCGCTGTCGGCCACATTGCGACAACACGCAGCGAAACCCCAGTAG
- a CDS encoding efflux RND transporter permease subunit has translation MNLSRPFISRPVATTLLAVGIALAGVFAFTKLPVAPLPQVDFPTISVQATLPGASPDTVATSVASPLERHLGSIADVTEMTSQSSVGSTRITMQFGLNRDIDGAARDVQAAINAARADLPASLRSNPTYHKVNPADAPILILALTSKTLTAGQLYDSAATVLQQSLSQVDGVGEVDVSGSANPAVRVELEPNALSHYGIGLEDVRAALAAANANSPKGSIEFGPNRVQIYTNDQASKASQYKDLVIAYRNGAAVKLSDVAEVVDSVEDLRNLGLFNGKRSVLVILYRQPGANIIDTIDRVTAMLPQLHASLPADVDIAPAADRSTTIRASLKDTERTLVVAVALVVMVVFLFLRNWRATLIPSVAVPISIIGTFGAMYMLGFSIDNLSLMALTIATGFVVDDAIVVLENISRHIENGVPRMKAAFLGAREVGFTVLSISISLVAVFLPILLMGGIVGRLFREFALTLSLAIGVSLIVSLTLTPMMCSRLLREPHEQKEEGRFGRWLERGFASMQRGYERTLGWALLHPRLIVTILLLTIGLNVWLYIIVPKGFFPQQDTGRLVGGIQADQATSFQSMKGKFAQMMEIVGKNPAVESVAGFTGGRQTNSGFMFVTLKSKSERKESADEVIQQLRAPLGDVAGARTFLQAVQDIRVGGRQSNAQYQFTLLADSTPDLYLWGPKLTEALQARPELADVNSDQQQGGLEAMVTIDRATAARLGIKPAQIDNTLYDAFGQRQVSTIYNPLNQYHVVMEVAPKYWQSPDMLKQIYISTSGGSASGAQTTNAPAGTVTTATAAATTTATSATTGGTAGTTASSAASIAADSARNQAINSIAASGKSSASSGAAVSTAKETMVPLSAIASFGPGSTPLSVNHQSQFVASTISFNLPPGVSLSTATQAIYDTMAQIGMPGTIHGSFQGTAQAFQQSMSDQPILILAALAAVYIVLGMLYESYIHPLTILSTLPSAGVGALLALLLFKTEFSIIALIGVILLIGIVKKNAIMMVDFAIEASRHGLSSRDAIHQACLLRFRPIMMTTFAALLGALPLAFGRGEGAELRAPLGIAIVGGLIVSQMLTLYTTPVVYLYMDRIRVRWESRKGRRTGVAPS, from the coding sequence ATGAATCTGTCGCGTCCGTTTATTTCCCGCCCGGTCGCCACCACGCTGCTGGCGGTCGGCATCGCGCTGGCCGGTGTTTTCGCGTTCACCAAACTGCCGGTGGCGCCGCTGCCGCAGGTCGATTTCCCGACCATTTCGGTGCAGGCCACGTTGCCGGGCGCGAGTCCGGATACCGTGGCGACCAGCGTCGCCAGTCCGCTCGAACGGCATCTCGGCTCGATCGCCGACGTCACCGAAATGACCTCGCAGAGCTCGGTCGGCTCGACGCGCATCACCATGCAGTTCGGCCTGAACCGCGACATCGACGGCGCCGCGCGCGACGTGCAGGCCGCCATCAACGCGGCGCGCGCTGATCTGCCCGCAAGCTTGCGCAGCAATCCGACGTACCACAAGGTCAATCCGGCCGATGCGCCGATCCTGATTCTGGCGCTCACGTCGAAAACGCTCACCGCCGGCCAGTTGTACGATTCCGCGGCCACCGTGCTGCAGCAGTCGCTGTCGCAGGTGGACGGCGTCGGCGAAGTCGATGTGAGCGGCTCGGCCAACCCGGCCGTGCGTGTCGAACTGGAGCCGAATGCGCTCTCGCACTACGGCATCGGTCTCGAAGACGTGCGCGCGGCGCTTGCCGCCGCGAACGCGAACAGCCCGAAAGGCTCGATCGAATTCGGCCCGAACCGCGTGCAGATCTATACCAACGACCAGGCCAGCAAGGCGTCGCAATACAAGGATCTGGTCATTGCCTATCGCAACGGCGCGGCGGTGAAGCTCTCCGACGTGGCCGAGGTGGTCGATTCGGTCGAAGATCTGCGCAACCTCGGCCTCTTCAACGGCAAGCGTTCGGTGCTGGTGATTCTGTACCGCCAGCCGGGCGCGAACATCATCGATACCATCGACCGTGTGACGGCGATGCTGCCGCAACTGCACGCGTCGCTGCCCGCGGACGTCGACATCGCGCCGGCCGCCGACCGCTCCACCACGATCCGCGCCTCGCTGAAAGACACCGAGCGCACGCTGGTGGTCGCGGTCGCGCTGGTGGTGATGGTGGTGTTCCTGTTCCTGCGCAACTGGCGCGCCACGCTGATTCCGAGCGTGGCCGTGCCGATCTCGATCATCGGCACGTTCGGCGCGATGTACATGCTGGGTTTCTCGATCGACAACCTCTCGCTGATGGCGCTGACCATCGCGACCGGCTTCGTGGTCGACGACGCGATCGTGGTGCTGGAGAACATCTCCCGGCATATCGAGAACGGCGTGCCGCGCATGAAAGCGGCCTTCCTCGGCGCACGCGAAGTCGGCTTCACCGTGCTGTCCATCAGCATCTCGCTGGTCGCCGTGTTCCTGCCGATTCTGTTGATGGGCGGCATTGTCGGGCGCCTGTTCCGCGAGTTCGCGCTGACGCTCTCGCTGGCTATCGGCGTGTCGCTGATCGTCTCCCTCACGCTCACGCCGATGATGTGCTCGCGCCTCCTGCGCGAGCCGCACGAGCAGAAGGAAGAAGGACGTTTCGGCCGCTGGCTGGAACGCGGCTTCGCGTCGATGCAGCGCGGTTATGAACGCACGCTCGGCTGGGCGCTGCTGCATCCGCGCCTGATCGTGACGATCCTGCTGCTGACCATCGGCCTGAACGTCTGGCTGTACATCATCGTGCCGAAGGGCTTCTTTCCGCAACAGGACACGGGGCGGCTGGTGGGCGGCATTCAGGCCGACCAGGCCACCTCGTTCCAGTCCATGAAAGGCAAGTTCGCGCAGATGATGGAGATCGTCGGCAAGAATCCGGCAGTGGAGAGCGTGGCTGGTTTCACCGGCGGGCGGCAGACCAATTCCGGCTTCATGTTCGTGACGCTGAAATCGAAGTCCGAGCGCAAGGAATCCGCCGATGAGGTGATCCAGCAACTGCGTGCGCCGCTCGGCGACGTGGCCGGCGCGCGGACTTTCCTGCAAGCGGTGCAGGACATTCGCGTCGGCGGACGGCAATCGAACGCGCAGTACCAGTTCACGCTACTGGCCGATTCGACGCCCGACCTGTACCTGTGGGGACCGAAGCTCACCGAGGCGTTGCAGGCGCGCCCCGAACTCGCGGACGTGAATTCCGACCAGCAGCAAGGCGGCCTCGAAGCGATGGTGACGATCGACCGGGCCACCGCCGCGCGCCTCGGCATCAAGCCGGCGCAGATCGACAACACCTTGTACGACGCGTTCGGCCAGCGCCAGGTGTCGACGATCTATAACCCGCTGAATCAATATCACGTCGTGATGGAAGTCGCGCCGAAGTACTGGCAGAGCCCGGACATGCTGAAGCAGATCTACATCAGCACGTCGGGTGGCAGCGCGAGCGGCGCGCAGACCACCAACGCGCCGGCGGGCACGGTGACAACCGCGACCGCCGCCGCGACAACCACGGCGACGAGCGCGACGACGGGCGGCACGGCGGGCACGACTGCTTCGAGCGCGGCGAGCATCGCCGCCGACTCCGCGCGCAACCAGGCGATCAATTCGATTGCGGCGAGCGGCAAGTCGAGCGCTTCGTCGGGCGCGGCGGTGTCGACGGCGAAGGAAACCATGGTGCCGCTGTCGGCGATCGCGAGTTTCGGGCCGGGCAGTACGCCGCTCTCCGTGAATCACCAGAGCCAGTTCGTGGCCTCGACGATTTCGTTCAATTTGCCGCCGGGCGTTTCTCTATCGACGGCGACCCAGGCGATCTACGACACGATGGCGCAGATCGGCATGCCGGGGACGATCCACGGCAGTTTTCAGGGGACGGCGCAGGCGTTCCAGCAGTCGATGTCCGATCAGCCGATCCTGATTCTGGCCGCGCTGGCCGCCGTGTATATCGTGCTGGGGATGCTGTATGAGAGCTATATCCATCCGCTGACGATTCTGTCGACGCTGCCTTCGGCGGGCGTGGGCGCGTTGCTGGCGCTGCTGCTGTTCAAGACGGAGTTCAGCATCATCGCGTTGATCGGTGTGATTCTGCTGATCGGTATCGTGAAGAAGAACGCGATCATGATGGTGGACTTCGCGATTGAAGCGTCACGGCATGGACTGTCCTCGCGGGATGCGATTCATCAGGCTTGTTTGCTGCGGTTCCGGCCGATCATGATGACGACGTTTGCTGCGTTGCTGGGGGCTTTGCCGCTGGCGTTCGGGCGGGGTGAAGGGGCTGAACTGCGCGCGCCGCTTGGGATAGCGATTGTCGGTGGGTTGATTGTGAGTCAGATGCTCACGCTTTATACGACGCCGGTCGTGTATCTTTATATGGATCGGATTCGGGTGCGGTGGGAGTCAAGGAAGGGTCGCAGGACAGGGGTTGCGCCTTCCTGA
- a CDS encoding MdtB/MuxB family multidrug efflux RND transporter permease subunit — protein sequence MNPSRAFILRPVGTALLMAAIMLVGLVALRFLPLSALPEVDYPTIQVQTFYPGASPDVMTSSVTAPLERQLGQMPSLNQMSSQSSAGSSIITLQFSLDLPLDIAEQEVQAAINAAGNLLPSDLPAPPIYAKVNPADAPIITLAITSKTLPLTQVQDLADTRLAQKISQVAGVGLVSLSGGQRPAVRIQANPRALAAYGLNLDDLRTTISNLNVNTPKGNFDGPTRNYTINANDQLTDADAYKSAVVAYKNGRAVMLTDVATIVQGAENTKLGAWVDGTPAIILNVQRQPGANVIQVVDSIKKLLPQLQQALPAALDVEIVTDRTTTIRASVRDVQFELAMSVVLVVLVMYLFLANVYATIIPSLSVPLSLIGTLAVMYLCGFSLDNLSLMALTIATGFVVDDAIVMIENIARYVEEGEAPLEAALKGSRQIGFTIISLTVSLIAVLIPLLFMGDVVGRLFHEFAITLAVTIVISAVVSLTLVPMMCAKLLRHTPPHESHRFEAKAHRAIDWVIARYAVALTWVLNRQRSTLVVALITLVLTGVLYVYIPKGFFPVQDTGVIQAITQAPQSVSYASMAERQQELAAQILKNPDVESLTSFIGVDGSNITLNSGRMLINLKPRDDRSNTASDVIRQLQRDVAHIPGASLYMQPVQDLTIDSTVSPTQYQFMLTDPNISEFTTWVPKLVDRLRQSPELADVATDLQDNGQSVYIEIDRATASRYGITPATVDSALYDAFGQRIISTIFTQSNQYRVILEAQPEMQHFTESLKSIYLPSSTSTGGQVPLSSIARFIEKPAPLLVTHLSQFPATTVSFNLAPGSSLGAAVKAIDQAEKDVGLPASFQTRYQGAALAFQASLSNELFLILAAIVTMYIVLGVLYESFIHPITILSTLPSAGVGALLALLITGHDLDIIGIIGIVLLIGIVKKNAIMMIDFALYAEREEGKPPREAIYQACLLRFRPILMTTLAALLGALPLMLGTGAGSELRRPLGIAIAGGLIVSQLLTLFTTPVIYLAFDSLGRRARERFNRGKPTPPVTDAGN from the coding sequence ATGAATCCATCCCGCGCTTTTATTCTGCGTCCCGTCGGCACCGCGCTGCTGATGGCGGCGATCATGCTGGTCGGTCTCGTCGCGCTGCGCTTTTTGCCGCTCTCGGCGCTGCCCGAGGTCGACTATCCGACGATCCAGGTGCAGACCTTCTATCCGGGCGCGAGCCCGGACGTGATGACGTCGTCGGTCACCGCGCCGCTCGAACGCCAGCTCGGGCAGATGCCGTCGTTGAATCAGATGTCGTCGCAAAGCTCGGCCGGCTCGTCGATCATCACGCTGCAGTTCAGCCTCGATCTGCCGCTCGATATCGCCGAGCAGGAAGTGCAGGCCGCCATCAACGCGGCCGGCAACCTGCTGCCGTCCGACCTGCCCGCGCCGCCGATCTACGCCAAGGTCAATCCGGCCGACGCGCCGATCATCACGCTCGCGATCACCTCGAAGACGCTGCCGCTCACGCAGGTGCAGGATCTGGCCGACACGCGTCTCGCGCAGAAAATCTCCCAAGTGGCGGGCGTGGGTCTGGTGAGCCTGTCGGGCGGCCAGCGCCCTGCCGTGCGAATTCAGGCGAACCCGCGCGCGCTCGCCGCGTACGGCCTGAATCTGGACGACTTGCGCACCACGATTTCGAACCTGAACGTCAACACGCCGAAGGGTAACTTCGACGGCCCGACGCGCAACTACACGATCAACGCGAACGACCAGTTGACCGATGCCGACGCGTACAAGAGCGCGGTAGTCGCGTACAAGAACGGCCGCGCGGTGATGCTGACGGACGTCGCCACCATCGTGCAGGGCGCGGAAAACACCAAGCTCGGCGCGTGGGTCGACGGCACGCCCGCGATCATTCTGAACGTGCAGCGTCAGCCGGGCGCGAACGTGATTCAGGTGGTGGACAGCATCAAGAAGCTGCTGCCGCAATTGCAGCAGGCGCTGCCCGCCGCGCTCGACGTGGAAATCGTCACCGACCGCACCACCACGATCCGCGCTTCCGTGCGTGACGTGCAGTTCGAACTGGCCATGTCGGTCGTGCTGGTCGTGCTGGTCATGTACCTGTTCCTCGCCAACGTCTACGCGACCATCATTCCGAGTCTCTCGGTGCCGCTCTCACTGATCGGCACGCTCGCCGTGATGTACCTGTGCGGCTTCTCGCTCGACAACTTATCGTTGATGGCGTTGACCATCGCGACCGGCTTCGTGGTGGACGACGCGATCGTGATGATCGAGAACATCGCGCGCTACGTGGAGGAAGGCGAAGCGCCGCTCGAAGCCGCGTTGAAGGGTTCGAGACAGATCGGCTTCACGATCATTTCGCTGACGGTCTCGCTGATCGCCGTGCTGATTCCGCTGCTCTTCATGGGCGACGTGGTCGGCCGCCTGTTCCACGAATTCGCCATTACGCTTGCCGTGACGATCGTGATCTCGGCGGTCGTGTCGCTCACGCTCGTGCCGATGATGTGCGCCAAACTGCTGCGCCACACGCCGCCGCACGAAAGCCACCGTTTCGAAGCCAAGGCGCACCGCGCGATCGACTGGGTGATCGCGCGTTACGCGGTCGCGCTCACGTGGGTGCTGAACCGGCAACGCTCCACGCTGGTCGTCGCGCTGATTACACTGGTGCTGACCGGCGTGCTGTATGTGTACATTCCGAAGGGCTTCTTCCCGGTGCAGGACACCGGCGTGATCCAGGCGATCACGCAGGCGCCGCAGTCGGTGTCGTATGCGTCGATGGCCGAGCGCCAGCAGGAACTCGCGGCGCAGATCCTGAAGAATCCGGATGTGGAGAGTTTGACTTCGTTCATCGGCGTGGACGGCAGCAATATCACGCTGAACAGCGGCCGCATGCTGATCAACCTGAAGCCGCGCGACGACCGCAGCAACACCGCGAGCGACGTGATCCGCCAGTTGCAGCGGGATGTCGCGCATATTCCCGGCGCGTCGTTGTACATGCAGCCGGTGCAGGACTTGACGATCGACTCGACCGTGAGCCCGACGCAGTACCAGTTCATGCTGACCGATCCGAACATCAGCGAATTCACTACGTGGGTGCCTAAGCTGGTCGACCGGTTGAGGCAGTCGCCCGAACTGGCCGACGTCGCGACCGATCTGCAGGACAACGGCCAGTCGGTGTACATCGAAATCGACCGCGCCACCGCGTCGCGTTACGGCATCACGCCGGCCACCGTGGACAGCGCGCTGTACGACGCGTTCGGCCAGCGCATCATCTCGACCATCTTCACGCAGTCGAACCAGTACCGCGTGATTCTGGAAGCGCAGCCGGAGATGCAGCATTTCACCGAATCGCTGAAGTCGATCTATCTGCCCTCTTCCACGTCCACGGGCGGCCAGGTGCCGCTGTCGTCGATCGCGCGCTTCATTGAGAAGCCCGCGCCGCTGCTGGTCACGCACCTGAGCCAGTTCCCGGCCACCACGGTGTCGTTCAACCTCGCGCCGGGCTCGTCGCTCGGCGCAGCGGTCAAGGCGATCGACCAGGCGGAGAAGGACGTCGGCTTGCCCGCGTCGTTCCAGACGCGCTACCAGGGCGCGGCACTGGCGTTCCAGGCGTCGCTGTCGAATGAACTGTTCCTGATCCTCGCGGCCATCGTCACGATGTATATCGTGCTGGGCGTGCTGTACGAGAGCTTCATCCATCCGATCACGATTCTCTCGACGCTGCCCTCGGCCGGTGTCGGCGCCTTGCTGGCGCTGCTGATCACCGGGCACGATCTCGACATCATCGGCATCATCGGGATCGTGTTGCTGATCGGTATCGTGAAGAAAAACGCGATCATGATGATCGACTTCGCGCTCTACGCCGAGCGCGAGGAAGGCAAGCCGCCGCGCGAAGCGATCTACCAGGCGTGTCTGCTGCGCTTCCGCCCGATTCTGATGACCACGCTCGCCGCCCTGCTCGGCGCACTGCCGCTGATGCTCGGCACCGGCGCAGGCTCCGAATTGCGCCGTCCGCTCGGTATCGCGATTGCAGGCGGGTTGATCGTCAGCCAGTTGTTGACGCTGTTCACCACGCCGGTGATCTACCTTGCGTTCGACTCGCTGGGCCGCCGCGCGCGTGAGCGCTTCAATCGTGGCAAGCCGACGCCGCCCGTTACCGACGCAGGGAACTGA